In the genome of Pseudarthrobacter sp. IC2-21, one region contains:
- a CDS encoding ABC transporter substrate-binding protein, translating into MTRIVAGENAVPRRKRAVEAALAIGLVLLIGIGAVVASSISRDAAAEAAPAPAPAEELKLGYFGNLTHAAALVGVKQGILARNLGPTKLSTETFNAGPAAIEALNAGAIDAAYIGPNPAINSFVKSHGESVSVIAGAAAGGAQLVVKPGISSAADLRGKTLASPQLGGTQDVALRAWLSSQGYRTNVDGSGDVAINPTDNAQTLKLFQDGKLDGAWLPEPWASRLVLTAGAKVLVDEKDLWDGSLSGKAGEFPTTILIVNKTFAAEHPDTVKALLRGHAESVAWLNNAPAAEKADVINSALQESAGAALPAGVLERSLQSIIFTVDPLAGTYPKLLKDGVAAGTTKQADIAGLFDLRALNDVIGAGRHISAAGLGRD; encoded by the coding sequence ATGACCCGCATAGTGGCAGGCGAAAATGCTGTCCCACGGCGCAAGCGCGCCGTCGAAGCAGCCCTGGCCATCGGGCTCGTGCTGCTAATTGGCATCGGCGCCGTGGTGGCGTCCAGCATTTCGCGCGATGCGGCCGCAGAGGCTGCCCCGGCGCCCGCACCGGCCGAGGAACTGAAGCTGGGCTACTTCGGAAACCTGACCCACGCCGCCGCGCTGGTGGGCGTGAAGCAGGGGATCCTGGCCCGGAACCTCGGCCCCACCAAACTCAGCACCGAAACGTTCAACGCCGGGCCCGCCGCCATCGAAGCCCTGAATGCCGGCGCCATTGATGCGGCCTACATCGGCCCCAACCCGGCCATCAACTCCTTCGTCAAAAGCCACGGGGAGTCCGTCAGCGTCATCGCGGGCGCCGCTGCGGGCGGGGCGCAGCTGGTGGTCAAGCCCGGCATCAGCTCCGCAGCTGACTTGCGTGGCAAGACCCTGGCCTCGCCTCAGCTGGGCGGTACCCAGGATGTGGCGCTCCGGGCGTGGCTGTCCTCGCAGGGCTACAGGACCAACGTGGACGGCAGCGGGGACGTCGCCATCAATCCCACGGATAACGCGCAGACGCTGAAGCTGTTCCAGGACGGAAAGCTCGACGGCGCGTGGTTGCCTGAGCCGTGGGCCTCCCGTCTGGTGCTGACCGCCGGGGCGAAGGTGCTGGTGGACGAAAAGGACCTGTGGGACGGCTCGCTGTCCGGCAAGGCCGGCGAGTTCCCCACCACCATCCTGATCGTGAACAAGACGTTCGCCGCCGAACACCCGGACACCGTCAAGGCCCTCCTCCGCGGCCACGCCGAATCCGTGGCCTGGCTGAACAATGCACCAGCCGCGGAGAAGGCGGATGTCATCAACTCCGCGCTCCAGGAATCGGCCGGCGCGGCGCTGCCTGCCGGCGTGCTGGAACGGTCCCTGCAGAGCATCATTTTCACCGTCGACCCGCTCGCCGGGACCTACCCCAAACTGCTCAAAGACGGAGTGGCGGCCGGCACCACCAAACAGGCCGACATCGCCGGCCTGTTCGACCTCCGCGCCCTGAACGACGTGATCGGCGCCGGCCGGCACATCTCCGCCGCCGGCCTTGGCCGGGACTGA
- a CDS encoding sulfate adenylyltransferase subunit 1, translating into MSTETVLSGSAGGLETALPTTLFRFATAGSVDDGKSTLVGRLLHDSKAILADTLDAVARTSADRGFGGAGATGTQAIDLALLTDGLRAEREQGITIDVAYRYFATDRRSFILADCPGHVQYTKNTVTGASTADAVVVLIDARKGVLEQTRRHLSVLQLLRVAHVIVAVNKIDLVDFSESVFREIQADVQQVARELGIGSAELGTADHIDDLLVIPVSALDGDNVVDRSERTPWYDGPALLEVLETLPAADEIDTQLESFRFPVQLVIRPQGALAPDAVAAGLDVEAFRDYRAYAGQITEGSVKVGDSVSVLTPGQDPRTTTVAGIDFAGESLQEAFAPQSVAIRLAEEFDVARGDTIAAAGTVRESSADLYAALCWLSPKPLREGAKVLVKHGTRTVQALVRNVSGKLDLATFKLEGASSLDLNDIGHAQLRLAAPLPLENYLHHRRTGAFLVIDPQDGNTLAAGLVKDHPGDHEDDRYSI; encoded by the coding sequence ATGAGCACCGAAACTGTTTTGTCCGGCTCCGCCGGTGGCCTGGAAACAGCCCTGCCCACTACGCTTTTCCGCTTCGCCACCGCAGGATCGGTCGACGACGGGAAGTCCACTTTGGTGGGCCGCCTCCTGCACGATTCCAAGGCGATCCTCGCCGACACGCTCGACGCCGTGGCCCGCACCTCCGCGGACCGCGGGTTCGGCGGCGCCGGGGCCACGGGCACCCAGGCGATCGACCTGGCCCTCCTGACCGACGGCCTGCGCGCCGAGCGGGAGCAGGGCATCACCATCGACGTCGCGTACCGCTACTTTGCCACGGACCGCCGCAGCTTCATCCTGGCCGACTGCCCCGGGCACGTTCAGTACACCAAAAACACGGTGACCGGCGCGTCCACGGCGGATGCCGTCGTCGTACTCATTGACGCCCGCAAGGGTGTCCTCGAGCAGACCCGCCGGCACCTGTCCGTGCTGCAGCTGCTGCGCGTGGCGCACGTGATTGTGGCCGTGAACAAGATCGACCTGGTGGACTTCAGCGAGTCCGTGTTCCGCGAGATCCAGGCCGACGTGCAGCAGGTGGCCCGCGAACTGGGCATCGGTTCCGCCGAGCTGGGGACCGCCGACCACATCGACGACCTGCTGGTGATTCCGGTGTCCGCCCTCGACGGCGACAACGTGGTGGACCGGTCCGAGCGCACCCCCTGGTACGACGGCCCGGCCCTGCTGGAGGTCCTCGAGACCCTGCCGGCCGCCGATGAGATCGACACCCAGCTGGAGAGCTTCCGCTTCCCGGTGCAGCTGGTCATCCGGCCGCAGGGTGCGCTGGCTCCCGACGCCGTGGCCGCCGGCCTGGACGTTGAGGCCTTCCGCGACTACCGCGCCTACGCCGGGCAGATCACCGAGGGGTCCGTGAAGGTGGGTGATTCCGTGTCCGTACTGACGCCGGGGCAGGATCCGCGCACGACGACGGTGGCTGGCATCGATTTCGCCGGGGAGTCCCTGCAGGAAGCGTTCGCCCCGCAGTCAGTGGCGATCCGCCTGGCGGAGGAGTTCGACGTCGCCCGCGGTGACACCATCGCCGCCGCCGGCACCGTCCGCGAGTCCTCCGCCGACCTGTACGCCGCGCTGTGCTGGCTCTCGCCCAAGCCTCTGCGGGAGGGTGCCAAGGTGCTGGTCAAGCACGGCACCCGGACCGTGCAGGCGCTGGTCCGCAATGTCAGCGGCAAGCTGGACCTGGCCACCTTCAAACTCGAGGGTGCGTCCAGCCTGGACCTCAACGACATCGGGCACGCGCAGCTCCGGCTCGCCGCGCCGCTGCCGCTCGAGAATTACCTGCATCACCGGCGGACCGGCGCGTTCCTGGTGATCGACCCGCAGGACGGCAACACGCTGGCCGCGGGCCTGGTCAAGGACCACCCGGGCGACCACGAGGACGACCGCTACTCCATCTGA
- a CDS encoding polysaccharide deacetylase family protein — protein sequence MSTMRKSKIAVTSLAGASLVLALLAGTPTVAAQAADKPLIGLTFDDGPSAERTAFVLDVLKQKGVKATFFLQGSHAQQYPDLVRRIEAEGHVIGNHAWDHANFPDLNQASQKQEIDRTNTAIQTITGTAPKLVRFPFGNSTPYSLEYIRGLGMSGGIQWHWHVGQPGDFECPGAAGVQKYVLDEAAPGAIILLHDGNDVLSCPASQWTYLAGTIDALRAQGYDFGVVAPSATADALNEGSFGVVVPAGS from the coding sequence ATGAGCACCATGAGAAAGAGCAAGATTGCCGTCACGTCCCTGGCGGGCGCGAGCCTGGTCCTGGCTTTGCTGGCCGGCACCCCAACCGTGGCGGCCCAAGCCGCCGACAAGCCGCTGATCGGCCTGACCTTCGACGACGGGCCCTCGGCCGAGCGCACCGCATTCGTCCTCGACGTCCTCAAACAGAAGGGCGTCAAGGCGACGTTCTTCCTCCAGGGCTCCCACGCACAGCAGTACCCCGACCTCGTCCGCCGAATCGAAGCCGAGGGGCACGTCATCGGCAACCACGCGTGGGATCACGCCAACTTCCCGGACCTCAACCAGGCAAGCCAGAAGCAGGAAATTGACCGCACCAACACCGCGATCCAGACCATCACCGGCACGGCGCCAAAGCTCGTGCGTTTCCCGTTCGGAAACAGCACCCCCTACTCCCTCGAGTACATTAGGGGCCTCGGCATGAGCGGCGGGATCCAATGGCACTGGCACGTAGGCCAACCCGGCGATTTTGAATGCCCCGGTGCGGCCGGCGTCCAGAAGTACGTCCTGGACGAAGCGGCGCCCGGCGCGATCATTCTGCTCCACGACGGGAACGACGTCCTGTCCTGCCCGGCGTCGCAGTGGACCTACCTTGCCGGCACCATCGACGCACTGCGGGCGCAGGGCTACGACTTTGGCGTGGTGGCCCCCTCCGCGACGGCCGACGCACTCAACGAGGGCTCCTTTGGAGTCGTGGTGCCAGCCGGTTCCTGA
- a CDS encoding FAD-dependent oxidoreductase, with product MSSSTSVGSAERPLRVAVVGSGPAGVYAADIITKSEAVKSGELTVSIDLFDRYPAPYGLIRYGVAPDHPRIKGIVNALHKVLDRGDIRFFGNVEYGTDLTIEDLRTHYDAVIFATGAIKDADLNIPGIELEGSFGGADFVSWYDGHPDVPREWPLEAKEIAVIGNGNVALDVARVLSKHADDLLVSEIPDNVYAGLKASPVTDVHVFGRRGPAQVKFTPLELRELSHSKDVDIILYAEDFEFDEESDRQIQSNNQTKTMVGTLTNWIAEQPEDLSELKASRRLHLHFLHSPVEIYDSPENPGQVAGMKFERTELDGTGNARGTGEFVDYPVQAVYRAIGYFGSALPDVEFDHKKGVVPNDGGRVLDASGTHVPGIYATGWIKRGPVGLIGHTKGDALETVTYLLEDRQNLPLAQAPEADAVVELLDARGVKFTSWEGWLALDAHELALGAAATEAGGSHGVEVKRERIKVVPREDMVAISRDGVTATV from the coding sequence GTGTCATCAAGCACCTCCGTAGGATCTGCCGAGCGTCCGCTGCGCGTTGCCGTCGTGGGCTCCGGCCCGGCCGGCGTTTACGCCGCGGACATCATCACCAAGAGCGAAGCCGTCAAGAGCGGCGAGCTGACCGTCAGCATCGACCTCTTTGACCGCTACCCGGCACCCTACGGCCTGATCCGCTACGGCGTGGCACCGGACCACCCGCGCATCAAGGGCATCGTCAACGCACTGCACAAGGTCCTGGACCGTGGCGATATCCGCTTCTTCGGCAACGTGGAGTACGGCACGGACCTCACCATCGAGGACCTCCGGACCCACTACGACGCCGTCATCTTCGCCACCGGCGCCATCAAGGACGCGGACCTGAACATCCCGGGCATCGAACTGGAGGGTTCCTTTGGCGGCGCGGACTTCGTCTCCTGGTACGACGGCCACCCGGATGTCCCCCGTGAATGGCCCCTCGAGGCCAAGGAGATCGCCGTGATCGGCAACGGCAACGTGGCCCTGGACGTGGCCCGCGTCCTGTCCAAGCACGCCGACGACCTGCTGGTCTCCGAAATCCCGGACAACGTCTACGCGGGGCTGAAGGCCTCGCCCGTCACGGACGTGCACGTCTTCGGCCGCCGCGGCCCCGCCCAGGTCAAGTTCACCCCGCTGGAGCTCCGCGAGCTGTCCCACTCCAAGGACGTGGACATCATCCTGTACGCCGAGGACTTCGAGTTCGACGAGGAATCGGACCGCCAGATCCAGAGCAACAACCAGACCAAAACCATGGTGGGCACCCTCACCAACTGGATCGCCGAACAGCCCGAGGACCTCTCCGAGCTCAAGGCCTCCCGCCGCCTGCACCTGCACTTCCTGCACAGCCCCGTGGAAATCTACGATTCCCCGGAGAACCCGGGCCAGGTTGCCGGCATGAAGTTCGAGCGCACCGAACTGGACGGCACCGGCAACGCCCGCGGCACCGGCGAGTTCGTGGACTACCCTGTCCAGGCCGTGTACCGCGCCATCGGCTACTTCGGTTCGGCGCTGCCGGACGTGGAGTTCGACCACAAAAAGGGCGTGGTCCCGAACGACGGCGGCCGCGTCCTGGATGCCTCCGGAACCCATGTGCCGGGCATCTACGCCACCGGCTGGATCAAGCGCGGCCCCGTCGGCCTGATCGGCCACACCAAGGGCGACGCCCTCGAGACCGTGACGTACCTGCTGGAAGACCGCCAGAACCTGCCCTTAGCCCAGGCACCCGAGGCGGACGCCGTCGTCGAACTTCTCGACGCCCGCGGTGTGAAGTTCACCAGCTGGGAGGGCTGGCTTGCCCTGGACGCCCACGAACTCGCACTCGGCGCGGCGGCCACGGAGGCCGGCGGCTCCCACGGCGTGGAGGTCAAGCGTGAGCGCATCAAGGTGGTGCCGCGCGAGGACATGGTTGCCATCTCCCGCGACGGCGTCACCGCCACGGTCTAG
- a CDS encoding ABC transporter permease, translated as MPSKFLSGSAPDAAPAPSRDGDAASSIASRSGRPEATPWAASGAAPAAREHVHAALTRTSTGTEDLRELESGLDSLQSDTSRKHRIDWSRVLLPVAALVVLVLAWQIYVSLGVKRRDLVPGPLDVLGQVGVLWGEGKLQEAVWTSLQRGVVGFLISVAIATPVGLLLAQVAPLRRAFGPLISGLQVLPSVAWVPAAIIWFGLSDATVYFVIFMGAIPSIINGLISGVDQIPPQYRRVGTVLGANRLQMALQIILPAALPGYLSGLKQGWAFSWRSLMAAEIIAVGGTIGFGLGSLLDQGRVLSDMTIVMAAILLILAVGILIELLVFGPIEKRLLRSRGLLAGSTR; from the coding sequence ATGCCAAGTAAGTTCCTGTCCGGCTCCGCGCCGGATGCCGCCCCCGCCCCTTCGCGGGACGGCGATGCTGCAAGCAGCATCGCGTCCCGCTCAGGAAGGCCCGAGGCCACTCCCTGGGCGGCATCCGGCGCTGCGCCCGCAGCCCGCGAGCACGTCCATGCCGCCCTGACCCGCACGTCCACCGGGACCGAGGACCTGCGTGAGCTCGAATCCGGGCTGGACTCGCTCCAGTCCGATACCTCGCGCAAGCACCGGATCGACTGGAGCCGGGTGCTCCTGCCGGTCGCCGCCCTGGTGGTCCTGGTCCTGGCCTGGCAGATCTACGTCTCGCTGGGCGTCAAGCGCCGTGACCTTGTCCCGGGCCCGCTCGACGTCCTGGGACAGGTTGGAGTGCTCTGGGGCGAGGGCAAGCTGCAGGAAGCGGTCTGGACCTCGCTCCAGCGCGGAGTAGTGGGGTTCCTGATTTCGGTGGCCATCGCAACGCCAGTGGGGCTGCTGCTGGCCCAGGTTGCTCCGCTGCGCCGTGCCTTCGGGCCATTGATCTCCGGACTGCAGGTGCTGCCATCCGTGGCCTGGGTTCCTGCCGCGATCATCTGGTTCGGCCTCTCGGACGCCACCGTGTACTTCGTGATTTTCATGGGCGCCATTCCGTCCATCATCAACGGGCTCATCTCCGGCGTGGACCAGATCCCGCCCCAATACCGCCGGGTGGGCACGGTCCTGGGCGCGAACCGACTCCAGATGGCCCTGCAAATCATCCTTCCCGCCGCACTGCCCGGCTACCTCAGCGGTCTCAAGCAGGGCTGGGCCTTCTCTTGGCGCTCCCTCATGGCCGCTGAAATCATTGCCGTGGGCGGCACCATCGGCTTCGGCCTGGGCTCGCTGCTGGATCAGGGCCGGGTTCTTTCCGACATGACCATCGTGATGGCCGCCATCCTGCTGATCCTCGCCGTCGGCATCCTCATCGAGCTTTTGGTGTTCGGGCCCATCGAGAAGCGACTCCTCCGCAGCCGCGGCCTCCTCGCCGGCAGCACCCGCTAG
- a CDS encoding GTP pyrophosphokinase family protein, with the protein MEDHESLVARSLEQYEARLPRLNRASDAIGHAIRARLRDDGLNHHTVQSRVKDPVSVRGKLDRLTADGRFKYEHGLEQLDDLIGVRVIMFLEPDIADVATALKGQFNCREDDDKTSSQRRNGQIGYAGRHLILEVPAENVPVGCQAYIGERFEVQIRTVLQHAWAAFEHDIRYKGLAESNAEVDRAFTMASTLIELADAQFSAINDIVKRRQAESTAGFAVDPAATELTGDILQDMLARLLPEHPRSQARQYTWLGDLLAANGVRTVADAEGLFGAADWSGVAKRMDYKFRAGHVRIADDFLLKTWGPDYIARTKSLGDDPKREAKLTHRLERMQD; encoded by the coding sequence TTGGAAGATCATGAGTCACTCGTTGCCCGCTCCCTGGAGCAATACGAGGCACGCCTGCCGCGCCTGAATAGGGCATCTGATGCGATCGGGCACGCCATCCGGGCCAGGCTCCGGGACGATGGCCTGAACCATCACACCGTGCAGTCGAGGGTGAAGGACCCGGTTTCCGTCAGGGGAAAGCTTGACCGGCTCACCGCGGACGGACGGTTCAAGTATGAACACGGCCTCGAACAGCTCGACGACCTCATCGGGGTCCGCGTGATCATGTTTCTCGAGCCGGACATCGCGGACGTGGCCACAGCACTCAAGGGCCAGTTCAACTGCCGCGAGGACGATGACAAGACCAGCTCCCAGCGGCGGAACGGCCAGATCGGCTACGCCGGGAGGCACCTCATCCTCGAAGTCCCGGCGGAAAACGTGCCGGTGGGCTGCCAGGCTTATATCGGTGAGCGTTTCGAGGTTCAGATCAGGACCGTGCTGCAGCATGCCTGGGCTGCCTTTGAGCATGACATCCGCTACAAGGGCCTCGCCGAGTCCAACGCTGAGGTGGACCGCGCGTTCACCATGGCGTCAACGCTGATCGAACTGGCGGACGCGCAGTTCTCGGCCATCAACGACATCGTCAAGCGCCGCCAGGCTGAAAGCACGGCCGGGTTTGCGGTGGACCCCGCCGCCACCGAACTCACCGGGGACATCCTCCAGGACATGCTCGCGCGGCTGCTGCCCGAGCACCCCAGGAGCCAGGCCCGCCAATACACCTGGCTGGGGGACCTGCTGGCTGCCAACGGCGTGCGCACGGTGGCCGACGCCGAAGGGCTCTTTGGTGCCGCGGACTGGTCTGGCGTGGCCAAGCGGATGGACTACAAATTCCGCGCCGGGCACGTCCGCATCGCCGACGACTTCCTGCTGAAGACCTGGGGCCCGGACTACATTGCGCGCACCAAGTCGCTGGGGGATGACCCCAAGCGGGAAGCGAAGCTGACGCACCGGCTGGAGCGCATGCAGGACTAA
- a CDS encoding RtcB family protein, translating to MESITPKLINWASILDENTRAQAIATSTLPFIYPHLALMPDAHLGKGATVGSVIPTLRAIIPAAVGVDIGCGMIAVRTQYSVQDLPRDRKRLREDIERVIPLSAGHNNRTVKATAEPRIAELRKLAAKAGFNPAQYVEKWELQLGSLGSGNHFIEVSADESDAVWLFLHSGSRGVGNKIAQHHIGVAQQVNRKRGTRLPDPDLAYLEEGTSEFDRYIKELRWAQHFALLNREEMMDRVITQFSHWVGGPVTERERINCHHNFTRQETHYGKSVWVSRKGAIKAEHGDPGLIPGSMGTASYVVEGLGNPVSLNSSPHGAGRGYSRTAARKTFSLAELKTAMQGIEFRATEAFIDEIPAAYKPIDQVMQDAAGLVTVRHKLRQLINVKGD from the coding sequence TTGGAATCCATCACACCCAAGCTCATCAACTGGGCCTCGATCCTGGATGAGAACACCCGGGCGCAGGCCATCGCCACGTCCACGCTGCCCTTCATCTATCCCCACCTCGCCCTGATGCCGGACGCGCATCTGGGCAAGGGCGCCACGGTGGGCTCCGTCATTCCCACCCTGCGCGCCATCATCCCGGCCGCCGTGGGCGTGGACATCGGCTGCGGCATGATCGCCGTCCGGACCCAGTACTCGGTCCAGGACCTGCCCCGGGACCGGAAGCGGCTGCGCGAAGACATTGAACGCGTGATCCCGCTGTCCGCCGGCCACAACAACCGGACCGTCAAAGCCACTGCCGAGCCGCGGATCGCCGAGCTCAGGAAGCTCGCAGCCAAGGCAGGCTTCAACCCTGCCCAGTACGTGGAAAAGTGGGAGCTGCAGCTGGGCTCCCTGGGCTCGGGCAACCACTTCATCGAGGTCTCCGCCGACGAATCCGACGCCGTCTGGCTGTTCCTGCACTCCGGGTCCCGCGGCGTAGGCAACAAGATCGCCCAGCACCATATCGGCGTCGCACAACAGGTGAACCGGAAGCGTGGCACCAGGCTGCCCGATCCGGACCTCGCGTATTTGGAGGAAGGCACGTCCGAGTTCGACCGGTACATCAAGGAGCTCCGCTGGGCCCAGCATTTCGCGCTGCTGAACCGCGAGGAAATGATGGACCGCGTCATCACGCAGTTCAGCCACTGGGTGGGAGGCCCCGTCACCGAGCGGGAACGGATCAACTGCCACCACAACTTCACCCGGCAGGAGACGCACTACGGGAAGTCGGTGTGGGTCTCCCGCAAGGGGGCCATCAAAGCCGAGCACGGCGATCCCGGACTGATCCCCGGATCGATGGGGACGGCGTCGTACGTTGTGGAGGGACTCGGCAACCCCGTTTCCCTCAATTCCTCCCCGCACGGCGCCGGCCGCGGGTATTCGCGGACCGCGGCGCGCAAGACCTTCTCGCTGGCGGAGCTGAAGACGGCCATGCAGGGGATTGAGTTCCGGGCCACCGAGGCGTTCATTGACGAGATTCCGGCGGCGTACAAGCCGATCGACCAGGTCATGCAGGACGCCGCGGGCCTGGTCACGGTGCGGCACAAGCTGCGCCAGCTGATCAACGTTAAGGGTGACTGA
- the cobA gene encoding uroporphyrinogen-III C-methyltransferase: MAIQDIYPTALRLLGRPVLVVGGGPVAARRAKGLLDAGAQVTVVAPAASAALQELADAGLLTWEPRPYRREDVDGVWFVQTATGDPAVDTEVSQDAEAQRIWCVNASDHEASAAWTPAVAVVDDVHIAVNAGGDPRRAMALRNAVATALDTGDLPLRRRRAHRGSVALVGGGPGDSGLITVRGRRLLGQADVVVADRLGPRELLNELAPDVRVIEVGKTPGHHPVPQADINRILVDEAQQGHRVVRLKGGDPYVLGRGGEEAEYCRQHGVEVEVVSGVTSAISVPAAAGIPVTHRGLAKGFSVVTGHEELSEVPARADHTVVLLMGVGQLRDSASALGKAGLPADTPVGIVENGYLPNQRVTIGTLGSIADQAEAIGVANPAVIVIGDVVRVSPFAPSHFKTADYSTTTPNRPRTNQTIPSNTPRTTSVLTP, translated from the coding sequence ATGGCAATTCAGGATATTTACCCCACCGCGCTGCGGCTCCTCGGCCGCCCCGTGCTGGTGGTGGGCGGCGGCCCGGTGGCTGCCCGCCGCGCCAAAGGACTGCTCGACGCCGGTGCGCAGGTCACCGTCGTGGCTCCCGCTGCCTCCGCCGCTCTCCAGGAACTGGCCGACGCCGGGCTCCTCACCTGGGAGCCGCGGCCCTACCGCCGCGAAGACGTGGACGGCGTCTGGTTCGTCCAGACGGCAACCGGCGATCCCGCCGTGGACACCGAAGTTTCACAAGATGCCGAAGCGCAGCGCATCTGGTGCGTCAACGCCTCCGATCACGAAGCCTCGGCAGCCTGGACTCCCGCCGTCGCCGTGGTGGATGACGTGCATATTGCCGTCAACGCCGGGGGAGACCCGCGCCGCGCCATGGCCCTGCGGAACGCCGTCGCCACCGCACTCGATACCGGCGACCTCCCGCTGCGCCGCCGCCGTGCCCACCGCGGCTCTGTTGCCCTGGTCGGCGGCGGACCGGGCGATTCCGGCCTCATCACTGTCCGCGGCCGCCGGCTCCTGGGCCAGGCCGACGTCGTGGTTGCCGACCGTCTGGGCCCGCGCGAACTGCTGAATGAACTCGCCCCGGACGTCCGCGTCATCGAAGTGGGCAAGACTCCGGGCCACCATCCTGTCCCGCAGGCCGACATCAACCGCATCCTCGTCGACGAGGCGCAGCAGGGCCACCGCGTGGTCCGGCTCAAGGGCGGCGACCCGTACGTCCTGGGCCGCGGCGGCGAGGAAGCCGAATACTGCCGGCAGCACGGCGTCGAGGTGGAAGTCGTCTCCGGCGTCACCTCCGCGATCTCCGTTCCGGCCGCCGCCGGCATCCCCGTCACGCACCGCGGCCTGGCCAAGGGCTTCAGCGTGGTCACCGGCCACGAGGAACTGTCCGAGGTTCCTGCCCGGGCCGACCACACTGTGGTGCTGCTCATGGGAGTGGGCCAGCTCCGCGATTCGGCGTCTGCTCTGGGCAAAGCCGGTCTCCCTGCGGACACCCCCGTTGGTATTGTTGAAAACGGCTATTTGCCGAATCAGCGCGTGACCATCGGCACGCTAGGTTCCATCGCCGACCAGGCAGAGGCCATCGGCGTCGCAAATCCTGCGGTGATCGTGATCGGTGACGTTGTCCGCGTCAGCCCGTTCGCGCCGTCGCACTTCAAGACGGCCGATTACAGCACCACCACCCCGAACCGCCCCCGCACCAACCAGACCATACCAAGCAACACCCCGAGAACCACCAGCGTCCTCACCCCCTAG
- a CDS encoding ABC transporter ATP-binding protein, with amino-acid sequence MPVILEQLGKRFGDGAPVLEDVNATIGSGEFVALLGASGCGKSTLLNIMAGLEAPTSGALEVPSDGAAFMFQDAALFPWLTARENIELALKLRGVGKAERRVKADELLDLVHLGGAGDKRPHELSGGMRQRVALARALSQDRQLLLMDEPFAALDAITRDLLHDELERIWKETGRTIVFVTHNVREAVRLGQRVLLLSSRPGRVVQEWAVTEEHRTDAGLAGQLTGVITARLREEIRRHAK; translated from the coding sequence ATGCCAGTCATACTGGAACAGCTGGGCAAGCGCTTCGGCGACGGCGCCCCGGTGCTGGAGGATGTCAACGCCACCATCGGCTCGGGCGAGTTCGTCGCCCTCCTCGGTGCGTCCGGCTGCGGCAAATCCACCCTGCTGAACATCATGGCGGGACTGGAGGCCCCGACGTCGGGCGCCCTGGAAGTTCCCAGCGACGGCGCTGCCTTTATGTTCCAGGACGCCGCCCTGTTCCCGTGGCTGACCGCGCGGGAAAACATCGAACTTGCCCTCAAGCTGCGCGGTGTGGGGAAGGCCGAGCGGCGTGTCAAGGCCGACGAACTCCTGGACCTGGTGCACCTCGGCGGTGCCGGGGACAAGCGCCCGCACGAACTCTCCGGCGGCATGCGCCAGCGCGTGGCACTGGCCCGGGCGCTCTCGCAGGACCGGCAGCTGCTGCTGATGGATGAGCCGTTCGCCGCCCTCGACGCCATTACCCGCGACCTCCTCCACGATGAGCTGGAACGCATCTGGAAGGAAACCGGGCGCACCATCGTTTTTGTCACGCACAACGTCCGCGAGGCCGTGCGGCTGGGCCAGCGCGTGCTGTTGCTGTCCTCCCGCCCCGGCCGGGTGGTCCAGGAATGGGCCGTCACCGAGGAACACCGAACCGACGCCGGCCTCGCCGGACAGCTGACCGGGGTCATCACCGCCCGGCTCCGTGAGGAGATCCGCCGCCATGCCAAGTAA